The following proteins are co-located in the Syngnathus scovelli strain Florida chromosome 5, RoL_Ssco_1.2, whole genome shotgun sequence genome:
- the nr3c2 gene encoding mineralocorticoid receptor isoform X2: MFTLDGGQRCSPLRQPSSTAKVCLVCGDEASGCHYGVVTCGSCKVFFKRAVEGQHNYLCAGRNDCIIDKIRRKNCPACRVRKCLQAGMNLGARKSKKLGKLKSIGDDSQAAKESQAAAGVDFLSSEKELNATKAALVPRGASVVTPFLPPSICSVLELIEPEEVYSGFDNTQPDTTDHLLSSLNCLAGKQMVRLVKWAKVLPGFRGLPIEDQITLIQYSWMCLSSFCLGWRSYKHTNGQLLYFAPDLIFNEDRMQQSAMYSLCLGMRQVSQEFVRLQLTYDEFLSMKVLLLLSTIPKEGLKSQAVFEEMRVNYIKELRRSVGKATNNSGQTWQRFFQLTKLLDAMHGLVANLLDFCFYTFRESQALKVAFPDMLVEIISDQIPKVESGLTHTIYFHKK; encoded by the exons CTCGCCGCTCAGGCAACCTTCCTCGACAGCCAAGGTGTGCCTAGTGTGCGGGGACGAAGCGTCGGGCTGCCATTACGGCGTGGTGACGTGCGGCAGCTGCAAAGTCTTCTTCAAAAGAGCCGTGGAAG GTCAGCACAACTACCTTTGCGCCGGAAGGAACGACTGCATCATCGACAAGATCCGACGGAAAAACTGCCCGGCGTGCCGCGTACGCAAGTGCCTCCAGGCCGGGATGAACCTCGGAG CTCGTAAATCCAAGAAGTTGGGCAAGTTAAAGAGTATCGGCGATGACTCGCAAGCAGCCAAGGAAAGCCAGGCGGCGGCCGGCGTGGACTTCCTGTCGTCGGAGAAGGAGTTGAACGCCACCAAAGCCGCCCTGGTGCCCCGAGGGGCCAGCGTGGTCACACCTTTCCTGCCGCCGTCCATCTGCAGCGTGCTGGAGCTCATCGAGCCCGAAGAAGTGTACTCGGGCTTCGACAACACGCAGCCCGACACCACCGACCACCTGCTGTCCAGCCTCAACTGCCTGGCCGGCAAGCAGATGGTGCGCCTGGTCAAGTGGGCCAAAGTACTTCCAG GTTTTCGGGGCCTGCCCATCGAGGACCAAATTACGTTGATCCAGTACTCGTGGATGTGTCTGTCCTCTTTTTGTCTCGGTTGGCGCTCCTACAAACACACCAACGGACAGCTGCTCTACTTCGCCCCGGACCTCATCTTCAACGA GGACCGGATGCAACAGTCGGCCATGTACAGCCTTTGTCTGGGCATGAGGCAAGTGAGCCAGGAGTTTGTTCGGCTGCAGCTCACCTACGACGAGTTCCTCTCCATGAAGGTCCTGCTGCTTCTTAGCACAA TTCCCAAAGAGGGTCTGAAGAGCCAGGCGGTGTTTGAGGAGATGCGAGTTAATTACATCAAGGAGCTCCGCCGCTCCGTGGGCAAAGCCACCAACAACTCCGGCCAGACCTGGCAGCGTTTCTTCCAGCTCACCAAGCTACTGGACGCCATGCATGGT CTGGTGGCCAACCTGCTGGACTTCTGCTTCTACACCTTCCGCGAGTCGCAGGCCCTTAAAGTGGCGTTCCCCGACATGCTGGTGGAGATCATCAGCGACCAGATACCAAAGGTGGAGTCGGGCCTCACCCACACCATCTACTTCCACAAGAAGTGa
- the arhgap10 gene encoding rho GTPase-activating protein 10, which produces MGLHPLEFSECYLDSPSFREKIKAHEAELDKTNRFIKELYKDGKNLINATKQLGMAQRKFAQCLGEFQFEYIGDAKTDDERCIDESLQEFSSFLRNLEDQRELMMRNITETLMKPLEKFRKEQLGTVRAERKKYEKETEKYYSSLEKLLNMSAKKKEPQLQEADVQVETMRQHFQEESLDYVSKLQEIQERKKFECVEPMLAFFQTVFTFYHQGFELAKDFDHYKKALQINIQNTRSRFEGTRSEVNDLMKRIREAPQDYRQTSPISCEGYLYVQEKRPPPFGSSWVKRYCTFVKEQKILHMVTFDHRSGGRSGETESVTLKSCLRKTTDVLDRRFCLELDITDRPGTALTVQALSEGDHKFWMLAMGGKDLIGRYLGRTYSKERGIDAQLDDVGLTFVKNSISAIETRGINDQGLYRVVGVSSKVQKLLSLMIDEKSNDVDLCTSEEWDVKTITSALKLYLRSLPEPLMTYGLYKEFISPAKGGSPESRIQAVHCLVHKLPEKNRQVLGLFMKHLANVAAHSKQNLMTVANLGVVFGPTLMRPQEDTVAAIMDLKFQNIVVEILIEHQEKIFTDAPESCLLSPAAPTVSAPTRQSKKMNRQSRPLAVYNPQVMDIPTASDSSNLATDKTSMGSNESVSSQSSSASASEAATPERSERLPLSVGLSSGTSNSRASMAAATWLGECQQGCTPDKEKPLESVIGRKAKAVYPCEAEHDSELSFQIGAIFNAVTQSREPGWLEGELEGKRGLIPENYVEML; this is translated from the exons ATGGGACTTCACCCGCTGGAATTCAGCGAATGCTATCTGGACAGCCCCAGTTTCAGGGAGAAGATTAAGGCTCACGAAGCGGAGCTGGACAAAACCAACAGGTTCATTAAGGAGCTGTACAAAGATGGAAAGAACCTCATCAACGCCACCAAAC AGTTGGGGATGGCCCAGCGAAAGTTCGCCCAGTGCCTGGGAGAGTTTCAGTTCGAGTACATCGGCGACGCCAAGACGGACGACGAGCGCTGCATCG ATGAGTCACTGCAGGAGTTCTCCTCGTTCCTCAGGAACCTGGAAGACCAAAGAGAGCTGATG ATGAGAAACATCACAGAAACCCTCATGAAACCCTTGGAGAAGTTCAGGAAAGAGCAACTCGGCACAGTCAGG GCGGAGAGGAAAAAGTATGAGAAAGAGACGGAGAAATACTACAGCTCGCTGGAGAAGCTTCTCAACATGTCTGCCAAGAAAAAGGAGCCCCAGCTACAAGAG GCAGACGTCCAGGTGGAAACCATGAGGCAGCACTTCCAGGAGGAGTCGCTGGACTACGTGTCCAAGTTGCAGGAGATTCAGGAGAGGAAGAAATTTGAGTGCGTCGAGCCG ATGCTGGCCTTCTTTCAGACGGTCTTCACTTTTTATCACCAAGGTTTCGAGCTTGCCAAGGACTTCGACCATTACAAAAAGGCGCTACAGATCAACattcaaaat ACGAGGAGTCGATTCGAGGGCACGCGTTCGGAGGTCAACGACCTCATGAAAAGGATCCGAGAGGCGCCTCAAGATTACCGACAGACGAGCCCCATCAGCTGCGAGGGTTACCTTTACGTCCAGGAAAAAC GACCCCCACCTTTCGGGTCCAGTTGGGTAAAACGCTACTGCACGTTTGTTAAAGAGCAGAAGATCCTACATATGGTGACTTTTGACCACCGATCCGGCGGAAGGAGC GGCGAGACGGAGTCGGTCACGCTCAAGTCCTGCCTCCGCAAAACGACAGATGTGCTGGACAGGAGGTTCTGCCTGGAGCTCGACATTACCGATCG GCCCGGCACAGCCCTCACAGTGCAGGCTCTCTCGGAAGGTGACCACAAATTCTGGATGCTGGCCATGGGTGGGAAGGACCTG ATTGGACGATATCTTGGGAGAACGTATTCTAAAGAAAGAGGCA TCGACGCTCAGCTGGATGATGTGGGTCTAACTTTTGTGAAGAACTCCATCAGCGCCATCGAGACACGAG GTATAAACGACCAAGGCTTGTACAGAGTCGTGGGAGTCAGCTCCAAGGTTCAGAAGCTCCTCTCGTTAATGAttg ATGAGAAGAGCAACGACGTGGACCTGTGCACCTCCGAGGAGTGGGACGTGAAAACCATAACCAGCGCGCTCAAGTTGTACctcag GAGCCTTCCCGAGCCACTGATGACCTACGGACTTTACAAAGAATTCATCAGCCCGGCGA agGGCGGCAGTCCAGAGTCTCGCATCCAGGCCGTCCACTGCCTTGTCCATAAGCTACCGGAGAAGAATCGACAAGTCCTCGGGCTGTTTATGAAGCATCTGGCCAA CGTGGCTGCGCACAGCAAGCAGAATTTGATGACGGTGGCCAACCTGGGCGTGGTCTTCGGCCCAACGCTGATGAGGCCGCAAGAGGACACGGTGGCCGCCATCATGGACCTCAAGTTCCAAAATATCGTGGTGGAGATCCTCATCGAGCACCAAGAAAAG ATCTTCACCGATGCTCCCGAGTCGTGCCTTCTCTCACCCGCCGCCCCGACCGTCTCCGCCCCCACGAGGCAGTCCAAGAAGATGAATCGACAAAGCCGTCCGCTGGCCGTCTACAACCCGCAAGTCATGGACATACCGACCG CCTCCGACTCCTCCAACCTCGCCACGGACAAAACGTCAATGGGCAGCAACGAGTCGGTGTCGTCGCAGTCCTCGTCCGCTTCGGCTTCCGAGGCGGCCACGCCGGAGAGGAGCGAGCGTTTGCCTCTCAGCGTCGGCCTCTCCTCGGGCACCAGCAACTCCAg AGCGTCCATGGCAGCAGCCACCTGGTTAGGAGAATGCCAGCAAGGCTGCACACCTGACAAAGAAAAGCCACTTgagag CGTCATAGGCAGGAAAGCCAAGGCGGTGTACCCGTGCGAGGCCGAGCACGACTCGGAGCTCTCCTTCCAGATCGGCGCAATTTTCAACGCCG TGACTCAGTCCAGAGAGCCGGGCTGGCTGGAGGGGGAACTGGAGGGCAAGCGGGGCCTCATTCCTGAGAACTATGTGGAGATGCTGTAG